CTGCTTTGACGTTGCAGGTCAGAAAAAGCTGAGGAACTCTGGGCTGGATAACCTAATAGGCTTTTCCATCTCTAACCTCTTTTGACACTGTCTGTTGTGCTATCTTCCTGATCAGTATTATCTATCCAAGGTCATGCATTGCCCTTGCAGTTGTCTGTGCAATGGCAACTTGCCATTCGAACCATATTTCTTTGAAGAACTGATTTAGAACTGCCTCTTCCAAGTACAGTTTAGAAATTAGGGGAAATGTATTGCAATATATATAAAGCTAATTAGTAAAATGCAGGGTGTAACAAAAAAGTCCTGTTACAAATGCAACAAACTAGCCGAGGGCTACTTAGCCTAATGAGCTTAAAATCTTATTTCTGGTTGACATCTGTCAAGGCAGCAGCAAGATACACAAGCACTCTTAATCCACTAGCTCAGTCTAAATGCAACAGAGCTTTAGTATTGCTGGCTGCATTCAAAGGGGAAACTGTTAAAGGGAAAAATGCGCTGTGAACTTCGGTTAAGAGATCCACCGAGAAAGTTGGACATTTATAATGGCTAACAAGGCTATCTACAAAACTGGAGATATTCAAGATGGAACCTTCCTCAAAAACAACAGATCCTAACATCAGCTGAACTTGTaagttttcattctttttttattccTTATTTGATCAATTGGATATCGCTCAACAGTAAACTAGGAAGAGGGAGCACAATGGGCTGTACTCCTTCGCATAGTGACATTGCTAACCACCATGCGAAACATGGGACAAAGTCATTGAATCAGGGTATCCTTCCAGTAGATCCAGGGGGTGAAGGTTTCTCACTTCCACTGCTGATCAAAAGCTCCTCTTCTTACGATACTGAAGAGTTCTGTCCGGGAGAGACTCAAGTTAAAGATCACTTCTTTGAAAATTCATCAGACGAGGACAAAAATTTTAATTTCCGTTCCTCATCTGAGGATCCTTTGCTCCCTGAGCTTGACCTGGAAGAGAAGGAAATTGAAAGGACAGTCTCAGAGACTGAAATAGCCATATCTGAACTGACAGAGCCTGACAAATATGTGGCTGGGGATATTAAGGTCAAAAAGCAGAAGTCTTCCGCATCTGAAAAAAATGGTTTCAATTTAGAAGATAAAAATGAAATCCATGAAAAGCAAAAcccaaagaaagggaaaaaacaaaagaacagcAGGCAGGGAAAACAAGCTCGTCTttgcaaaatgaaagaaaaatccaGTCCATGCGTATGTGAGGCTGAGAAAAAGGTGGATTTCCCAGAGCTGCTGGTTAAGGCCCATCAAAATGCTTATGCCTATCTAAACCCCAACCTTTCCAAATATGAGGTTATCTTGTGCATGGCCAACCAGGCCACAGAAACGCAGCTCATCATGCAACAAATGGTGAGCTTCTTACTTCTTCGTTTTGATGAAATAAACCACCTTTTGGAAGAAATTgcccaagatggagaagacctagTCAAAGAAGTGGGAGGGAACCTGGCTTGGCCAGCTGGCAAAGGGAACCCAAACGAGCAGCCGGATCTCTTACAACAGTTGCTACAGTACACAGTCAACAAAATGCAGGCGTTAAATGGAACTGTGGCCTCCTTAACGTCTGATGCGCTCCAGGAGTCTTGCAGCTTTTTACAGTCTGCTGGTAGCAACTTAGAAGAAAAACTGAAAGCAAAGCAAGGTTTTGATGAACGCTTGCTCAGGATGATCAAACTCCTTGAAGCATCTGCAGTCAGGCCTTCTCATCCTCACCCTGATGACATGACTCTTTATTCTGAAGACAGTGGAATAGGTATTGACACTGAATCAGTCAAAGACTTGAATTTAATTGATAAGCAGGGAATACAAGGAAATGTTGATTCCTGTTCACATGCTCATTCATCCCTAAATCAGACCAGGGTATCAGGAgaaaaccattggccatgcacCTCAGTGTTTGCTACATCCAGGTCCCATGACTGTGCACTGGAAAGACAATTTAAAGATATATTTTACCCACCTGCACACACCAAGGATGTAATGTCATCTTCACAGGTAGTACCAGAAGATGTAACCAACCTTCTCCATCATCAAAACATCATCAAAACTCCTTTTCTTAACTCTGTGCACAGTGATGTTGCTCATGAGGGTGATTGCTTCAAAGACTGTGAATCGCCCCATGCTTCTTCCACATATGAAGACAGTGATGATGACAATAGCTTGTCTGAGGAAGAAGGTGACAATATAAGTCTGTCTGAGAAAGGAAACGATGCTTTACCTAAAAGACCTACATCTCTACCTGAAGCAACAGACGGTAAGCAGAGGCCTTCCACCAAACGGATAGACAGCCCAGAGAATGAGGAGATTATACTGAAGATGAAAGATGCCATTAGCGAAAAGATAAAATTTGTCCCCACTAAATCTGGAAAGAGGGAATGGATggaagaggaaaatggaaaaggATCACGAAGACCTAGTACAGCAACTGGAAGCCAGAAGACTCAAGTTAAACAGAAAAGATCTAGGTCTGAGGAGTCTCTCAAAAGTCAGAACGAGGACCCAACTCTTCTAGAACTTCAAAGAACTCAAAAAGGACTCAACAAAAGACTGGAAATGTTTTACACACTTAATGGAAATAAGGAAACAAATGATAAGTTGGTATTCCTGAATCTCAAAGAACCATCTAACTTGCAAGATTGTGAGCATGTCACTCATAGATATTCAACTAATAAACTGAAAGCATCTCTTGCTAAGAACTTCAACATATTGCCTAATCAAGATAAAGCCCCTTTGTTTAATCATGATCAAAATGCTATCAGCCAACAACCTAATGAAAGGAAATGTAAAAAGGCTGTCACAACCACCCCATCCTCAAAGGACCTGACATCTAGGAAAGAAAATGAACCTCCCAGGACCCAGAAACTGAACAGTGTTGGTTGTGTGCCACCTCGTAAATCTGTAAAAAAGTTAATTGAAACCTTCAGCCCTCCAGAAAGTGTTCTGAAACCTACAAGTTTAAGAACTCTGGGGCCAATAAAATGTATCCGAAAGTTTGGACTTCCAAGCATTACTCCCAGTCTTCCCTTTCCTAGAGGTCTTGTACCTTTAAATCACAAACATAGAGTTTCACCATTAGGAGACATAAATTGCCGAAACATCAACCCAGCTAAGTCTACTTTTGGTGCCATTGGTTCACCAGTCCTTGCAAGTGGAAGTGACACAAATGAGGAGACGGATGATGATGACTTGGAAAACCTGCCCCCACCACCTCCTGAAATGTTAATGGACATCTCACTTGATTCAACTACATCTTCAGAAGGTGTGAGAATAGAAGAAAACTATTCAGAAGTTGCCAAAAATACTGCCAAGAGAAATGAAAATGGCAACACTAAGAAAATTTCTCATCGAATGAAAGCTTCCCTCTGTTCTATTAACTTGTTACCAAGTAAAAACCTCAACACTCCCAACCTGATTGCCAACAAAGCATCAAAAACTGATGGAATGAACTCCACCTCTAGAAATTATCCTCTGGAGTTGTCTGCCTATCACCAAGGAAATCCATTAGCATCCCAAAGGGACCGTGGAACAGAAGAAACTGAAGATCTGTATAAGCAGTCCCATAAAATAATACCTCTTCAAAATCCTAAAGAAACGTCAGAAGAGAATGAAAATGATCCAGGAAATAAAGAATGTGTTACACCTCCTGCTTTAGCTCAAAAGCGATACTCGCCCGATTCACTCcagaaaaatgagaaaacaaCGGGTTGTGTCAGGCGAGTGTCCATAGCGAGAACATCACCTTCATCGCCTCCCCGTGAGAAACGGCTCCCAAGCTCACCACTGCATCACAGACA
This sequence is a window from Elgaria multicarinata webbii isolate HBS135686 ecotype San Diego chromosome 4, rElgMul1.1.pri, whole genome shotgun sequence. Protein-coding genes within it:
- the PCARE gene encoding photoreceptor cilium actin regulator — encoded protein: MGCTPSHSDIANHHAKHGTKSLNQGILPVDPGGEGFSLPLLIKSSSSYDTEEFCPGETQVKDHFFENSSDEDKNFNFRSSSEDPLLPELDLEEKEIERTVSETEIAISELTEPDKYVAGDIKVKKQKSSASEKNGFNLEDKNEIHEKQNPKKGKKQKNSRQGKQARLCKMKEKSSPCVCEAEKKVDFPELLVKAHQNAYAYLNPNLSKYEVILCMANQATETQLIMQQMVSFLLLRFDEINHLLEEIAQDGEDLVKEVGGNLAWPAGKGNPNEQPDLLQQLLQYTVNKMQALNGTVASLTSDALQESCSFLQSAGSNLEEKLKAKQGFDERLLRMIKLLEASAVRPSHPHPDDMTLYSEDSGIGIDTESVKDLNLIDKQGIQGNVDSCSHAHSSLNQTRVSGENHWPCTSVFATSRSHDCALERQFKDIFYPPAHTKDVMSSSQVVPEDVTNLLHHQNIIKTPFLNSVHSDVAHEGDCFKDCESPHASSTYEDSDDDNSLSEEEGDNISLSEKGNDALPKRPTSLPEATDGKQRPSTKRIDSPENEEIILKMKDAISEKIKFVPTKSGKREWMEEENGKGSRRPSTATGSQKTQVKQKRSRSEESLKSQNEDPTLLELQRTQKGLNKRLEMFYTLNGNKETNDKLVFLNLKEPSNLQDCEHVTHRYSTNKLKASLAKNFNILPNQDKAPLFNHDQNAISQQPNERKCKKAVTTTPSSKDLTSRKENEPPRTQKLNSVGCVPPRKSVKKLIETFSPPESVLKPTSLRTLGPIKCIRKFGLPSITPSLPFPRGLVPLNHKHRVSPLGDINCRNINPAKSTFGAIGSPVLASGSDTNEETDDDDLENLPPPPPEMLMDISLDSTTSSEGVRIEENYSEVAKNTAKRNENGNTKKISHRMKASLCSINLLPSKNLNTPNLIANKASKTDGMNSTSRNYPLELSAYHQGNPLASQRDRGTEETEDLYKQSHKIIPLQNPKETSEENENDPGNKECVTPPALAQKRYSPDSLQKNEKTTGCVRRVSIARTSPSSPPREKRLPSSPLHHRHINQASLPSTHWQPSPPANARAPSPPTQRKLSSPPTQQNLSSPPMTRKQQSPPTRRKVSSPPTHRKEANPSAPSMTPSPPTSPSRLHKGLQKLLDSGDEQQPGSLKIISNARSIFCPATSSLFEAKPMLPPNSSTTEAVVGQPEVSAFARRNSTQLKQYGDQQRRMAFSATNPQPFVRRSFSDRRPGFPLPLPLFSAAGSEPVLSQTSMEDSPRKEGDCWNSPCFAEGKGAGKSFSHPELYIVGQGLHKD